The Dehalococcoidales bacterium genome has a segment encoding these proteins:
- a CDS encoding phosphoribosylformylglycinamidine synthase subunit PurS, with the protein MQRIEVSLKSQLPDARGRGLVKDIYDLGITSITNARVHDVYYIRGKASPDDINTVCYDALTDPLIHDFHIGLPDYSNQDKNCQAYEVAYNHGVTDPIEESILKGIRDLGIDSITGVKTATRYELYGKPAEPELQIICSRLLVNPTVQHIITGQMADSFEIPEYRFELKTVDILSASPARLSCIAGELGFSEAEIKAILKYYRQMGRNPTDAELETLAQTWSEHCGHKTFKARYDFNGTTIDGLLKSTI; encoded by the coding sequence ATGCAAAGAATTGAGGTAAGCCTGAAATCACAGTTGCCGGATGCTCGCGGACGCGGGCTCGTAAAAGATATTTATGACCTTGGAATTACCTCGATAACAAATGCCCGGGTACATGATGTCTACTACATACGGGGGAAGGCTTCACCTGATGATATCAATACCGTATGTTACGATGCCCTTACCGACCCTCTTATCCACGATTTTCACATCGGCCTGCCCGATTACAGCAATCAGGATAAAAACTGCCAGGCTTATGAAGTAGCCTACAACCATGGAGTTACCGACCCGATCGAGGAATCGATACTTAAAGGCATTCGCGATCTGGGTATCGACAGTATAACCGGTGTAAAAACCGCCACCAGGTATGAACTCTACGGAAAACCTGCCGAACCGGAGCTTCAGATCATCTGCTCAAGGCTGCTTGTCAACCCCACTGTCCAGCATATAATAACCGGGCAGATGGCAGACAGCTTTGAGATCCCTGAATATCGATTCGAGCTAAAAACTGTGGACATATTGAGTGCCAGCCCTGCCAGGCTCTCCTGCATAGCTGGCGAGCTTGGGTTTTCTGAAGCCGAGATTAAGGCTATTTTAAAATACTACCGACAGATGGGGCGAAACCCCACTGATGCAGAACTGGAAACACTGGCTCAAACCTGGAGTGAGCATTGCGGCCATAAGACCTTTAAAGCACGTTACGATTTCAATGGCACCACAATTGACGGCCTTTTAAAATCTACCATCA
- the pdxS gene encoding pyridoxal 5'-phosphate synthase lyase subunit PdxS — translation MNTGTWKDKTGFAQSLKGGVIMDVVIPEQAKIAEAAGAAAVMALERVPSDIRADGGVARMADLSIVEEIMKAVSIPVMAKCRIGHFVEARALEAIGVDCIDESEVLTPADETNHVWKHDFTIPFVCGCRNLGEALRRIAEGAAMMRTKGEAGTGNVVEAVRHIRQVNDDIARITSAREELLPAIAKELGAPLEQVLEVRKLGKLPVVNFAAGGIATPADAALMMQLGVEGVFVGSGIFKSSNPEARAKAIVRATTHYMDAAIIAEVSKNLGSAMPGLDISKLDEKERMAHRGW, via the coding sequence ATGAATACCGGTACATGGAAAGATAAAACCGGCTTCGCCCAGAGCCTTAAGGGCGGAGTCATTATGGATGTTGTAATCCCCGAGCAGGCTAAAATTGCTGAAGCTGCTGGCGCAGCAGCAGTGATGGCACTGGAAAGGGTTCCCTCTGATATACGTGCTGATGGAGGGGTTGCCCGGATGGCAGATCTTTCCATTGTAGAAGAAATAATGAAAGCAGTTTCCATACCGGTTATGGCCAAGTGCCGCATCGGTCATTTTGTGGAAGCGCGCGCTCTGGAAGCCATTGGTGTGGACTGCATAGATGAATCCGAAGTTCTTACCCCGGCAGATGAAACCAATCACGTCTGGAAGCATGATTTCACTATCCCCTTCGTTTGTGGCTGCCGCAATCTGGGCGAAGCGCTCAGACGAATCGCCGAAGGAGCAGCCATGATGCGTACCAAGGGAGAAGCCGGCACCGGCAATGTTGTAGAGGCAGTAAGGCATATTCGGCAGGTAAATGATGATATTGCCAGAATCACCAGCGCCAGGGAGGAACTACTCCCAGCCATAGCGAAGGAACTTGGAGCCCCGCTTGAACAGGTTCTTGAAGTTAGAAAACTGGGAAAGCTCCCGGTGGTTAATTTTGCCGCTGGCGGAATAGCCACTCCTGCTGATGCAGCGCTGATGATGCAGCTCGGAGTGGAGGGGGTGTTTGTAGGTTCCGGAATATTTAAATCCTCCAACCCGGAGGCCAGGGCTAAAGCGATAGTCCGCGCTACAACCCATTACATGGATGCTGCCATAATTGCCGAGGTGAGCAAAAATCTGGGATCGGCAATGCCCGGGCTGGATATCAGCAAACTGGATGAAAAAGAACGCATGGCTCACAGAGGCTGGTAA